The following coding sequences lie in one Prionailurus viverrinus isolate Anna chromosome X, UM_Priviv_1.0, whole genome shotgun sequence genomic window:
- the OTUD5 gene encoding OTU domain-containing protein 5 isoform X3 — MTILPKKKPPPPDADPANEPPPPGPLPPAPRRGGGVGVGGGGTGVGGGDRDRDSGVVGPRSRASPPPQGPLPGPPGALHRWALAVPPGAVAGPRPQQASPPPCGGPVGPGGGPGDALGSAAAGVGAAGVVVGVGGTVGVGGCCSGPGHSKRRRQAPGVGAVGGGSPEREEVGAGYNSEDEYEAAAARIEAMDPATVEQEHWFEKALRDKKGFIIKQMKEDGACLFRAVADQVYGDQDMHEVVRKHCMDYLMKNADYFSNYVTEDFTTYINRKRKNNCHGNHIEMQAMAEMYNRPVEVYQYSTEPINTFHGIHQNEDEPIRVSYHRNIHYNSVVNPNKATIGVGLGLPSFKPGFAEQSLMKNAIKTSEESWIEQQMLEDKKRATDWEATNEAIEEQVARESYLQWLRDQEKQARQVRGPSQPRKASATCSSATAAASSGLEEWTNRSPRQRSSASSPEHPELHTELGIKPPSPGTVLALAKPPSPCAPGTSSQFSAGADRATPPLVSLYPALECRALIQQMSPSAFAGLNDWDDDEILASVLAVSQQEYLDSMKKNKVHRDPPPDKS, encoded by the exons ATGACTATTCTCCCCAAAAAGAAGCCGCCGCCTCCCGACGCCGACCCCGCCAACGAACCGCCGCCGCCCGGGCCGCTGCCCCCGGCGCCGCGTCGCGGCGGGGGTGTGGGCGTGGGCGGCGGCGGCACGGGTGTGGGCGGTGGCGACCGCGACCGTGACTCGGGAGTCGTGGGGCCCCGTTCCCGGGCCTCACCACCGCCTCAGGGCCCGCTACCGGGGCCGCCGGGAGCGCTTCACCGCTGGGCGCTGGCCGTGCCGCCTGGCGCCGTGGCGGGTCCGCGACCACAGCAggcctctcctcctccttgcGGGGGCCCTGTCGGTCCCGGCGGCGGTCCCGGCGACGCGCTGGGCTCAGCGGCGGCGGGTGTGGGCGCGGCGGGCGTGGTGGTGGGCGTGGGCGGAACCGTAGGCGTGGGAGGTTGCTGCTCCGGGCCGGGCCACAGCAAGCGGCGACGTCAAGCCCCCGGGGTCGGAGCGGTTGGCGGGGGCAGTCCGGAGCGTGAGGAGGTCGGCGCGGGTTACAACAGTGAGGACGAATACGAAGCGGCTGCAGCTCGCATCGAGGCTATGGACCCCGCAACCGTTGAGCAG GAGCACTGGTTTGAAAAGGCCCTGAGGGACAAGAAGGGCTTCATCATCAAGCAGATGAAGGAGGACGGCGCCTGTCTCTTCCGGGCTGTAG cTGACCAGGTATATGGAGACCAGGACATGCATGAGGTTGTACGAAAGCATTGCATGGACTACCTG ATGAAGAATGCGGACTACTTCTCCAACTATGTCACAGAGGACTTCACCACCTACATCAACAGGAAGCGGAAAAACAACTGCCATGGCAACCACATTGAGATGCAGGCCATGGCAGAGATGTACAACCGGCCCGTGGAGGTGTACCAGTACAGCACAG AACCCATCAACACATTCCATGGGATCCATCAAAATGAGGATGAACCCATCCGCGTCAGCTACCATCGGAATATCCACTACAATTCAGTGGTGAATCCCAACAAGGCCACCATTGGTGTGGGGCTAGGCCTGCCGTCATTCAAACCAGGG TTTGCAGAGCAGTCCCTGATGAAGAATGCCATAAAAACATCAGAGGAGTCATGGATTGAACAGCAGATGCTGGAAGACAAGAAGCgggccacagactgggaggccACAAACGAGGCCATTGAGGAGCAGGTGGCTCGGGAATCCTACCTGCAGTGGCTACGGGATCAAGAGAAACAGGCCCGCCAGGTCCGCGGCCCCAGCCAG CCCCGGAAAGCCAGCGCCACATGCAGTTCTGCCACAGCAGCAGCCTCCAGTGGCCTAGAGGAGTGGACCAATAGGTCCCCGCGGCAGCGGAGTTCAGCCTCTTCACCCGAGCACCCTGAGCTGCACACCGAGTTGGGCATCAAGCCCCCTTCCCCAGGCACTGTCTTAGCTCTTGCCAAACCTCCTTCACCCTGTGCACCAG GTACAAGCAGCCAGTTCTCGGCAGGGGCTGACCGGGCTACTCCCCCCCTCGTGTCCCTCTACCCTGCTCTGGAGTGCCGGGCCCTCATTCAGCAGATGTCCCCCTCTGCGTTTG CAGGTCTGAATGACTGGGATGATGATGAGATCCTAGCATCGGTGCTGGCAGTGTCCCAACAGGAATACCTAGAcagtatgaagaaaaacaaagtgcaCAGAGATCCACCCCCAGACAAGAGTTGA
- the OTUD5 gene encoding OTU domain-containing protein 5 isoform X2 has product MTILPKKKPPPPDADPANEPPPPGPLPPAPRRGGGVGVGGGGTGVGGGDRDRDSGVVGPRSRASPPPQGPLPGPPGALHRWALAVPPGAVAGPRPQQASPPPCGGPVGPGGGPGDALGSAAAGVGAAGVVVGVGGTVGVGGCCSGPGHSKRRRQAPGVGAVGGGSPEREEVGAGYNSEDEYEAAAARIEAMDPATVEQQEHWFEKALRDKKGFIIKQMKEDGACLFRAVADQVYGDQDMHEVVRKHCMDYLMKNADYFSNYVTEDFTTYINRKRKNNCHGNHIEMQAMAEMYNRPVEVYQYSTEPINTFHGIHQNEDEPIRVSYHRNIHYNSVVNPNKATIGVGLGLPSFKPGFAEQSLMKNAIKTSEESWIEQQMLEDKKRATDWEATNEAIEEQVARESYLQWLRDQEKQARQVRGPSQPRKASATCSSATAAASSGLEEWTNRSPRQRSSASSPEHPELHTELGIKPPSPGTVLALAKPPSPCAPGTSSQFSAGADRATPPLVSLYPALECRALIQQMSPSAFGLNDWDDDEILASVLAVSQQEYLDSMKKNKVHRDPPPDKS; this is encoded by the exons ATGACTATTCTCCCCAAAAAGAAGCCGCCGCCTCCCGACGCCGACCCCGCCAACGAACCGCCGCCGCCCGGGCCGCTGCCCCCGGCGCCGCGTCGCGGCGGGGGTGTGGGCGTGGGCGGCGGCGGCACGGGTGTGGGCGGTGGCGACCGCGACCGTGACTCGGGAGTCGTGGGGCCCCGTTCCCGGGCCTCACCACCGCCTCAGGGCCCGCTACCGGGGCCGCCGGGAGCGCTTCACCGCTGGGCGCTGGCCGTGCCGCCTGGCGCCGTGGCGGGTCCGCGACCACAGCAggcctctcctcctccttgcGGGGGCCCTGTCGGTCCCGGCGGCGGTCCCGGCGACGCGCTGGGCTCAGCGGCGGCGGGTGTGGGCGCGGCGGGCGTGGTGGTGGGCGTGGGCGGAACCGTAGGCGTGGGAGGTTGCTGCTCCGGGCCGGGCCACAGCAAGCGGCGACGTCAAGCCCCCGGGGTCGGAGCGGTTGGCGGGGGCAGTCCGGAGCGTGAGGAGGTCGGCGCGGGTTACAACAGTGAGGACGAATACGAAGCGGCTGCAGCTCGCATCGAGGCTATGGACCCCGCAACCGTTGAGCAG CAGGAGCACTGGTTTGAAAAGGCCCTGAGGGACAAGAAGGGCTTCATCATCAAGCAGATGAAGGAGGACGGCGCCTGTCTCTTCCGGGCTGTAG cTGACCAGGTATATGGAGACCAGGACATGCATGAGGTTGTACGAAAGCATTGCATGGACTACCTG ATGAAGAATGCGGACTACTTCTCCAACTATGTCACAGAGGACTTCACCACCTACATCAACAGGAAGCGGAAAAACAACTGCCATGGCAACCACATTGAGATGCAGGCCATGGCAGAGATGTACAACCGGCCCGTGGAGGTGTACCAGTACAGCACAG AACCCATCAACACATTCCATGGGATCCATCAAAATGAGGATGAACCCATCCGCGTCAGCTACCATCGGAATATCCACTACAATTCAGTGGTGAATCCCAACAAGGCCACCATTGGTGTGGGGCTAGGCCTGCCGTCATTCAAACCAGGG TTTGCAGAGCAGTCCCTGATGAAGAATGCCATAAAAACATCAGAGGAGTCATGGATTGAACAGCAGATGCTGGAAGACAAGAAGCgggccacagactgggaggccACAAACGAGGCCATTGAGGAGCAGGTGGCTCGGGAATCCTACCTGCAGTGGCTACGGGATCAAGAGAAACAGGCCCGCCAGGTCCGCGGCCCCAGCCAG CCCCGGAAAGCCAGCGCCACATGCAGTTCTGCCACAGCAGCAGCCTCCAGTGGCCTAGAGGAGTGGACCAATAGGTCCCCGCGGCAGCGGAGTTCAGCCTCTTCACCCGAGCACCCTGAGCTGCACACCGAGTTGGGCATCAAGCCCCCTTCCCCAGGCACTGTCTTAGCTCTTGCCAAACCTCCTTCACCCTGTGCACCAG GTACAAGCAGCCAGTTCTCGGCAGGGGCTGACCGGGCTACTCCCCCCCTCGTGTCCCTCTACCCTGCTCTGGAGTGCCGGGCCCTCATTCAGCAGATGTCCCCCTCTGCGTTTG GTCTGAATGACTGGGATGATGATGAGATCCTAGCATCGGTGCTGGCAGTGTCCCAACAGGAATACCTAGAcagtatgaagaaaaacaaagtgcaCAGAGATCCACCCCCAGACAAGAGTTGA
- the OTUD5 gene encoding OTU domain-containing protein 5 isoform X1, protein MTILPKKKPPPPDADPANEPPPPGPLPPAPRRGGGVGVGGGGTGVGGGDRDRDSGVVGPRSRASPPPQGPLPGPPGALHRWALAVPPGAVAGPRPQQASPPPCGGPVGPGGGPGDALGSAAAGVGAAGVVVGVGGTVGVGGCCSGPGHSKRRRQAPGVGAVGGGSPEREEVGAGYNSEDEYEAAAARIEAMDPATVEQQEHWFEKALRDKKGFIIKQMKEDGACLFRAVADQVYGDQDMHEVVRKHCMDYLMKNADYFSNYVTEDFTTYINRKRKNNCHGNHIEMQAMAEMYNRPVEVYQYSTEPINTFHGIHQNEDEPIRVSYHRNIHYNSVVNPNKATIGVGLGLPSFKPGFAEQSLMKNAIKTSEESWIEQQMLEDKKRATDWEATNEAIEEQVARESYLQWLRDQEKQARQVRGPSQPRKASATCSSATAAASSGLEEWTNRSPRQRSSASSPEHPELHTELGIKPPSPGTVLALAKPPSPCAPGTSSQFSAGADRATPPLVSLYPALECRALIQQMSPSAFAGLNDWDDDEILASVLAVSQQEYLDSMKKNKVHRDPPPDKS, encoded by the exons ATGACTATTCTCCCCAAAAAGAAGCCGCCGCCTCCCGACGCCGACCCCGCCAACGAACCGCCGCCGCCCGGGCCGCTGCCCCCGGCGCCGCGTCGCGGCGGGGGTGTGGGCGTGGGCGGCGGCGGCACGGGTGTGGGCGGTGGCGACCGCGACCGTGACTCGGGAGTCGTGGGGCCCCGTTCCCGGGCCTCACCACCGCCTCAGGGCCCGCTACCGGGGCCGCCGGGAGCGCTTCACCGCTGGGCGCTGGCCGTGCCGCCTGGCGCCGTGGCGGGTCCGCGACCACAGCAggcctctcctcctccttgcGGGGGCCCTGTCGGTCCCGGCGGCGGTCCCGGCGACGCGCTGGGCTCAGCGGCGGCGGGTGTGGGCGCGGCGGGCGTGGTGGTGGGCGTGGGCGGAACCGTAGGCGTGGGAGGTTGCTGCTCCGGGCCGGGCCACAGCAAGCGGCGACGTCAAGCCCCCGGGGTCGGAGCGGTTGGCGGGGGCAGTCCGGAGCGTGAGGAGGTCGGCGCGGGTTACAACAGTGAGGACGAATACGAAGCGGCTGCAGCTCGCATCGAGGCTATGGACCCCGCAACCGTTGAGCAG CAGGAGCACTGGTTTGAAAAGGCCCTGAGGGACAAGAAGGGCTTCATCATCAAGCAGATGAAGGAGGACGGCGCCTGTCTCTTCCGGGCTGTAG cTGACCAGGTATATGGAGACCAGGACATGCATGAGGTTGTACGAAAGCATTGCATGGACTACCTG ATGAAGAATGCGGACTACTTCTCCAACTATGTCACAGAGGACTTCACCACCTACATCAACAGGAAGCGGAAAAACAACTGCCATGGCAACCACATTGAGATGCAGGCCATGGCAGAGATGTACAACCGGCCCGTGGAGGTGTACCAGTACAGCACAG AACCCATCAACACATTCCATGGGATCCATCAAAATGAGGATGAACCCATCCGCGTCAGCTACCATCGGAATATCCACTACAATTCAGTGGTGAATCCCAACAAGGCCACCATTGGTGTGGGGCTAGGCCTGCCGTCATTCAAACCAGGG TTTGCAGAGCAGTCCCTGATGAAGAATGCCATAAAAACATCAGAGGAGTCATGGATTGAACAGCAGATGCTGGAAGACAAGAAGCgggccacagactgggaggccACAAACGAGGCCATTGAGGAGCAGGTGGCTCGGGAATCCTACCTGCAGTGGCTACGGGATCAAGAGAAACAGGCCCGCCAGGTCCGCGGCCCCAGCCAG CCCCGGAAAGCCAGCGCCACATGCAGTTCTGCCACAGCAGCAGCCTCCAGTGGCCTAGAGGAGTGGACCAATAGGTCCCCGCGGCAGCGGAGTTCAGCCTCTTCACCCGAGCACCCTGAGCTGCACACCGAGTTGGGCATCAAGCCCCCTTCCCCAGGCACTGTCTTAGCTCTTGCCAAACCTCCTTCACCCTGTGCACCAG GTACAAGCAGCCAGTTCTCGGCAGGGGCTGACCGGGCTACTCCCCCCCTCGTGTCCCTCTACCCTGCTCTGGAGTGCCGGGCCCTCATTCAGCAGATGTCCCCCTCTGCGTTTG CAGGTCTGAATGACTGGGATGATGATGAGATCCTAGCATCGGTGCTGGCAGTGTCCCAACAGGAATACCTAGAcagtatgaagaaaaacaaagtgcaCAGAGATCCACCCCCAGACAAGAGTTGA